AAGAAAGTTAATGCGAAAGTTTTAGTTAATGATTTCATAATAGTCTCCTAAAAAGTTAAAAAAATTGTTACGTTATTTGCTTCGTTATCGAAGATGTGATTATTATATTAGTTAACAAATAAATAACAATACACTAAAAAGTAAATATATTTTTAACTTAAAATTAATAATCAATAATGAACTTTTCGCCATTATTGCAATAACTTTTTATTTTTTAGGCTGACAAGTTGGGCAGAAAAAGCTATTACGCTGACCAATCACCAAACTTTCAATTGTTGTACCGCACTTTGGACAGGGTTCTCCTTTACGTCCATAAACTTGTAGTTGCTGCGCAAAATAACCGGGTTTACCATCAGGTTGCAAAAAGTCTTTTAGCGTCGTTCCACCTTGTTGAATCGCGCGGGTTAATTCTTGCTTAATGGTTTGTACCAAGGTTTCCGCTTGCATTTTAGTCAATGTTTGAGCCGGTTTGCTTGGATGTAAGCCGCATAAAAATAAGCTTTCGTTGGCATAAATATTGCCCACACCGACTACCACGCGGTTATCCATCAAAAAAGACTTAAGTGCGGTCGTTTTTTTACGTGATTTTTTAAACAAATATTGTGCGTTAAATTCTTCGGAAAGTGGCTCTGGCCCCAATGTTGCAAACAGGTGAAAATCTTCCAGCGTTTCCGTCCAAAGCCAAGCACCAAAACGTCTTGGATCGTTATAACGCAATAATTTCCCGTTGTTCATCACAATATCAAGATGATCATGTTTTCCAATCGGGCTGTCGTGTGCCACAATCCGCACGGATCCTGACATTCCCAAATGCCCAATGATAAATCCTTGTGTGGTATGGATAATCAAATATTTAGCACGTCTTGAAAGTGCGGTCACTTTTTGTTGAGAAATTTGCGCCAATTGCGGGCTGACTTCCCAGCGTAATTTGCTATTACGCACCACAATTTTTTCGATCACAAACCCTTTTAAATAGGGACTCACGCCATTTACCGCGGTTTCAACTTCGGGAAGTTCAGGCATCATTTTTCCTTTTTTGCTAAATGACAAGTATAAAAAAACCCGAACAAGTCGGGTTTTTGCATCATATCAAAACGAAATTATTTAATTTTCGCTTCTTTATAAATTACGTGTTTACGCACTACCGGATCAAATTTTTTGATTTCCATTTTTTCAGGCATATTGCGTTTATTTTTTGTTGTTGTGTAGAAATGACCGGTTTCAGCAGTTGAAACTAAGCGGATTTTCTCACGAGCACCTTTAGCTGCCATTGTTTAGCTCCTTAGATTTTCTCGCCACGAGCACGGATTTCAGCTAACACTGCATCAATGCCTTTTTTATCAATAATACGCATACCTTTCGCTGTTAAGCGTAAAGTTACGAAACGGTTTTCACTCTCAACCCAGAAACGGTGAGTGTGTAAGTTAGGAAGAAAACGACGACGAGTCGCATTCAATGCGTGTGAGCGGTTGTTACCAACTGCTGGACGCTTGCCTGTTACTTGACAGACTCTAGACATACTAATCTCCAATAAATCAAATATAAGCTCGAGCTTAGGGTTCGGATTACTGTAAAACAAGGTTTTACAAGCTACCTCGTCAGGTCGCTGTAACCGACCCGCATACTATATTAAAGGTGGCAAATTATACTCACTTTATTGATTATTCTCAAGCACAAATACTTAAATTCGCCAAATAAGTGCTAAAAAATTCATCATCTCGGCAAAATTCCGTTACAACCATCCGTTTTCCGCAAAGGAAAAATAGCTCCCTTTTCCGATCACAAAATGATCCAGTACACGGATCTCCACCAATTCGGCGCATTTTATGATCCTTTCGGTAATCTGTCTATCCGATAAACTTGGTTGCGAAATACCAGAGGGATGATTATGCGCCAAAATGATTGCCGCCGCATTACAATATAAGGCGCTTTTAATGATCTCGCGCGGATAAACGGCTGCCATATTTATCGTACCGAGAAACATCTCCTCTTTTTTGATCAATTTATGTTGATTATCCAAAAATAACACCATAAACACTTCGCGTTCTTTATTTTCCAATTCCACCTGCAAATAGGCTCGCGCCTTATCCGGTTCGGTAAAAAACGGTGCTTGCGCCAATTCTTGCAACAAATAACGCTTGGTCATTTCTGTACAGGCTTGCAATTGCACAAATTGCGTCACGCCTAAGCCTTTTATTGCACAGAATGTCTGTTTTTCGGCAGTAATCAAGCTACGCAACGAGCCAAATTGCGCCAACACTGATGCAGAAAGCTGCATCACAGGACAATTTTTAATGCCCGTGCGCAAAAAAATGGCTAATAATTCTTGATCACTTAACGCTTCAGCACCAAATTGCAATAATTTTTCACGTGGCATTAAAAAAGTCGTCTGCTCCATTCCTCACCCATCCGTCTATTCTTCACGCCTTTTACTTTACACACTTATTTTTTTCATCGGATCTTGATTGCAAAACTTTGCGATCTTGATCGTAAAAATCCATTTTTTCTTTGTAAAAATTACAGTAAAATGACCGCACTTTTCGATGTGATTGAGGACTAACAATGCAAAATTTGCAAGGTAAACGAATTGTCGTTGGCATAACAGGCGGTATTGCAGCGTATAAAACAATTGAGCTAATTCGGCTATTACGCAAATCCGATGCTGAAGTGCGCGTGGTGTTAACGCCTGCGGCTGCGGAGTTTGTTACACCGCTCACACTACAAGCTATTTCCGGCAATCCCGTTTCTCAATCCTTATTAGATCCTCAAGCTGAATTGGCGATGGGGCATATTGAATTGGCAAAATGGGCGGATGCATTGCTGATTGCGCCGGCAAGCGCCGATTTTTTAGCGCGCCTAACGGTGGGCATGGCAAACGATTTATTATCTACAGTTTGTTTGGCAACCGCAGCACCGATTCTGTTGGCGCCAGCGATGAACCAACAGATGTACCGCCAAGCCATTACCCAACAAAATCTGCAACAATTACGCCAACGCGGATTGCAGATAGTCGGTCCTAATGCAGGTGAACAGGCTTGTGGCGATGTTGGATTTGGGCGAATGTCAGAACCGCTTGAAATTTATACCGCACTTTGCTCACTTCTCCAATCACAAACAGATCTAGATGATATTTCTGTTGTGATCACCGCCGGCCCAACTCAAGAAGCCATTGATCCAGTGCGTTATATCAGTAATCACAGCTCCGGCAAAATGGGATTTGCGATCGCTAATGCTTTTGCTAAACGCGGTGCCAAAGTGACATTGATTGCAGGTCCGGTTAATCTTGCTACGCCGGCGAATGTGACGCGCATTAATGTCACTTCCGCCCAAGAAATGTGTCAAGCTGCGTTACAAAGTGCGGTCAAAAATGCCATATTTATTGGTTGTGCAGCCGTGGCTGATTATCGTGTCGAGCAAGTGGCAGAACAGAAAATCAAGAAAACAGACGATAAGGATGAACTTACGTTAAAATTGATAAAAAACCCTGATATTATCGCAATGGTCGCTGCACTGACAGAACATCGCCCCTTTGTGGTCGGTTTTGCGGCAGAAACCCAAAATGTTGCACAATACGCCAAACATAAATTAAGCCAAAAAAACCTTGATTTAATTTGTGCCAATGATGTCTCCGGCGGGCAAGTGTTCGGGCAAGATCACAATCGGTTACATTTATTTTGGCGCAATGGAGAAAAATCCTTACCATCTGCCAGTAAAGCGGATTTAGCAACGGATTTAGTCAATGAAATTATGCAGAGATATGTACCATAAATAGAAATTCAATAAGAGATCAACAAGAGAGAATAACAAGATGAAACAAATTGACTTAAAAATTTTAGATAAACGCATTGGTACTGAATTTCCGCTGCCGACTTATGCCACCGCCGGATCGGCCGGCTTAGATTTACGCGCATTGATTGACGCGCCGCTAACAGTGGAAGCTGGACAAACCGTGTTAATTCCAACTGGGATTTCCGTTTATATTGCTGATCCAAATTTAGCAGCGGTAATTTTGCCGCGTTCCGGTTTGGGGCATAAAAATGGCATTGTACTGGGCAATTTGGTTGGGTTGATCGATTCCGATTACCAAGGCCCGCTGATGGTGTCTTTATGGAATCGTAGCGATAAACCTTTTACTGTGGAAATCGGCGATCGGATTGCGCAATTGGTTTTCGTACCGGTGGTACAAGCGCAATTTAATATCGTTGAAGAATTTACGCAAACTGACCGTGGCGAGGGCGGTTTTGGCCATTCGGGTAAGAAATAATGGAAAAACAAATCAAACGTAGCGTAAAAGAACGTCGCCAGCAAGTATTGACTGTGTTAACGCATATGTTGCATTCCGAACGTGGTATGGAACGGATGACCACCGCCCGTTTGGCTGAAGAGGTAGGCGTTTCCGAAGCAGCGTTATATCGCTATTTTCCAAGCAAAACAAAAATTTTTGAAGCCTTGATTGATAATATTGAAGGCAATTTATTTAGCCGCATTAGTCATTCCATCAAAAATGAAACCAATACAATGCATCGGGTGCATGATATTTTGCAGATGATCTTGGATTTTGCGCGTAAAAATCCGGGCTTAACCCGCGTATTAACTGGGCATGCTCTGATGTTTGAAGATCCACAATTGCAAACACGCGTAGCACAATTTTTTGATCGTTTAGAGTTGCAGTTTGTGAATATTTTGCAAATGCGCAAACTGCGCGAAGGAAAATCCTTTAGCGTGGATGAACGTACTATTGCCGCCCATTTAGTCACCATTTGCGAAGGACAATTTATGCGTTATGTACGCTCCAATTTCCGTCGTTCGCACAATCAAAATTTTGAACAACAATGGCGATTAATTGAGAGCTTATTTGCATAATTTTTAAATTTAGGTAACAATATGTTGATCCCTTGGCAAGACTTACCGGAAGAAACGTTGCGCAATATCGTAGAAAGCGTTATTTTGCGCGAAGGCACCGATTATGGCGTTCAAGAGCTAACATTGGAGCAAAAAACACAAAATTTGCTGGCAAAAATTCGTCAGGGAAGTGCGGTCATTATTTGGTCAGAATTACATGAATCCATTGATATTAAAAATAAAGTGGATCTGCGTTAAATTCTGATTTGAATTTATTTAAATGAATGGAGGTTTTTCAGTGCAAGATTTAAATCCGCAACAAGCACAGCAACAACAGCAACAAGCTCCGCTGGATCCAACCTTGGAGTGGTTCCTCTCTCATTGTCATATTCATAAATATCCGTCAAAAAGCTCTTTAATCCACGCCGGAGAAAAAGCGGAAACCTTGTATTATTTAATCAAAGGATCCGTAGCGGTACTGGTGAAAGATGAAGAAGGCAAAGAAATGATCTTAACCTATCTTGGTGCGGGTGATTTTTTTGGCGAAGCTGGACTTTTTGATGAAGGACAACCACGTTCTGCTTGGATTAAAGCCAAAACCTCTTGCGAAATTGCTGAAATTTCCTATAAAAAATTCCGCCAATTAATCCAAGTGAATCCGGAAATTTTAATGTATTTGTCCGCGCAATTGGCGCGTCGTTTGCAAAATACCTCCAAACAAGTTAGCAATTTGGCGTTTTTAGATGTCACCGGTCGTATTGCGCAAACCTTGCTTAATTTGGCAAAAATGCCGGAAGCCATGACCCATCCGGACGGAATGCAAATTAAAATTACTCGACAAGAAATCGGTCAGATGGTAGGTTGTTCAAGAGAAACCGTCGGACGAATTTTGAAAATGTTAGAAGATCAACATTTGATCGCCGCGCACGGTAAAACCATTGTGGTTTACGGGGCGAGATGAAATTAAATTGATCAAGCTGAAGTAATAAAACCTTATCAGAGAAAAGTGCGGTGATTTTTACCGCACTTTTTTGCATCAGCGCAAATCAGGTAATAACCGTGAAAAGGGCAAATCATGAGTACATCAATCAATCCTTTACATTATCCCAAACCGAGTGATGAAAAATTAAAGCAAAAATTGACCGCACTTCAATATGAGGTCACGCAACATAAAGCTACAGAGCGTCCCTTCTCCCATCCTTATTGGAACCATGCCGAAGCGGGCATCTATGTGGATATTACCACGGGCGAACCATTATTCACGTCGTTGGACAAATTTACTTCTGAATGTGGCTGGCCGAGTTTTTCGCAACCGATTGAAAAAGAAGTGGTAAATTATTTAACGGATAACAGTTTTAATATGCGCCGCACAGAAGTCCTTAGCCGCAGCGGTAATGCGCATTTAGGTCATGTATTTAATGATGGTCCACGAGAAAAAGGCGGTTTACGTTATTGCATTAACGGTGCCGCGCTACGTTTTATCCCATTATCAAAAATGGAACAAGAAAATTACGGATATTTGTTGGCGTTATTTGAGAAGGGTGGAAAGATACATAGCTAAACTAACTTTTATATTCGTAATGTAGTGGTACTGGGTTTCGTGGCTTTGTTGCAAACGATTTAGCTCTGCAACTCGCATATCCACAAGCTGACGACGAACCACGAGAGCTTCCAATTGTTCTTCTTGCTCAGTAAGCGGAACATACAACTGATGCTCTACTTCGCCTTTAAGCTCACAAGTGAGCCCATAGAAAGCGAGATTAACCGCATCTTTCATCGGTTTTGGCTCTCGTTTGAGATTTTGCAAACTCACTGGCTTTCAGTGGATTGGCAATAAATACACGATAACCTGCTCGAGCAAGGGCTTTTGCTACGGGGATTTCTAATCCACCCGTTGCTTCAAGCGTTATCAGAGCCACATTAAACTGGCTTAAATAGTCTAAGGTATGTTGAATACCTTTGGCGTTATTGGTTTCGGTTTTGCTGATGAAGTTATCCACACCTACGCTACAGAACGAGTTTTAGCTCTAGGGATACTCAAACTGTGGATAACGTTATGGGTTATGTTGCTAGTTTACTATATTTTTAATATACAAGGGACACACTGCGTGTGTCCTTCACATATTCATAAACCTCATATTTATTCCCGCGAGAATACACATCATAAACCTTGTATTTAAGCGGATACACGCAGTCTATATATCCCCTTTTTTATAAATCTTTCGCTTGTTTTTTAATCGAAATTTTCAAAGCAGTATACTGCTTTTAGTTGTTGTTGACATAACAACTAAATCATCCTGGCTAAAATAAACAAATAGGAGTTTTTTATGGCAATTACGACAGCTATTCAAAAAGGCAGTAGTGTTTATGTCTACGATGGTAATAGACAACTTTTTGTAAAACCTGGTACTTTGCATGGGTATACTGCAACGACTGTAAGTGTAAAACATACAAATGGGAAGGTACTTTATACTTATAAAGTTCCTATTAAATTTATAAACGCTGAACAAGCGGTCGGCTTTTACTAAAATTTTGCAAATTAAATAACAAATATTGGGAACTCTGATCAGTTTATCATAGGACCAGCTAAAATACTTTCCTAATTGACAATAATAATTTTACTATTATAGTAAATGAGAGTTTATAAATTAATCAGAGAGTAAATATGAAATTGGTTAAATTTTTATTGTTAAGTTTAAGCACAATCCTTTTATCGGGTTGTTTTACTATGCTGAATTGGGCAGAGCGTGATCCTATTTCTTCCGGTAATGAAATGGTGGAAGTTGATAGTGATAAACTCACTGCATTTGGTATGCTGAAATCCACACAACAGCTTGTGATGATAGGGGAAAAATATTGGTTTGTCGCGGATGCCGAAAGTTCGAAACAAATCAAAGCATTGATTGATGCAAAATTACCGGAAACTTTTAATACCTATGGGTTACAAGTCGAATTAGATAAAGAGGCAAAAAACTGGAAAACCAACGCAAGTATATCATACACTACCGCAGATACTCAGACTGAAATTGCCAAATTAAAACAATTAGGCTTTGAGTCTCGTTGTCTTGAATGCCCAAAAAACACTCAATATGTTCATCAATATCCATTACAAGGACAACTCTACAAAAAAGCGGATATACAAATTGCAGAGTCAGGTAAGTTAAGAAAAGCCATTCCCGTAAAATTAGTGACGGAAAAATACCAAATAAATGGCGTTGGATCTACGCTTGCAGCCATAGCACTAACGCCAATCACTTTAGCATCTGATATTGTGACTTTACCGTTTCAAATATGGTTCCTATCTCTAGATAGCGGTGATATATTCAAACCTTAACCAATTCATGTTTTGATAAGGCGTTCAGAAGTTTGAATGCCTTATTTCTTATTTAAAGTCCCTCCCAAACTGTTCAAACAAACTTAACCACTGCTGATCAAGCGGTGCGTTTATCTCAATATTTTGCAAATGTTTTGGATGAATAAATTGCAAGCAGTTGGAGTGTAAAAATAAACGATCACAGCCCGTATTAGCGATTAACGCACGGTTTTGATGTCTGATATAAGGTCAGCTTTATCACTAAAATGCTTACTTTGGTCGTCGATATCTTTATCAAGCTCGGCGATTAATTTATCAAGCATTTCAATGTGTTGTTGGATATTGTCCAACTGGGTTTCGTGGCTTTGTTGCAAACGATTTAGCTCTGCAACTCGCATATCCACACCTACGCTACAGAACGAGTTTTAGCTCTAGGGATACTCAAACTGTGGATAACGTTATGGGTTATGTTGCTAGTTTACTATATTTTTAATATACAAGGGACACTGCGTGTGTCCTTCACATATTCATAAACCTCATATTTATTCCCGCGAGAATACACATCATAAACCTTGTATTTAAGCGGATACACGCAGTCTGTATATCCCCTTTTTTATAAATCTTTCGCTTGTTTTTTAATCGAAATTTTCAAAGCAGTATACTGCTTTTAGTTGTTATTGACATAACAACTAAATCATCCTGGCTAAAATAAACAAATAGGAGTTTTTTATGGCAATTACGACAGCTATTCAAAAAGGCAGTAGTGTTTATGTCTACGATGGTAATAGACAACTTTTTGTAAAACCTGGTACTTTGCATGGGTATACTGCAACGACTGTAAGTGTAAAAAATACAAATGGGAAGGTACTTTATACTTATAATGAAAAAGGCTCTCAAATATCGACTCAGCCTTGTAAATAGTTTTATGTCAAAGGTAGCTCCTATTCAAAGGGACTACCTTATTTTTTGGAAAAAAATTGAAATGGTACCTTAATTAAAGGAAAAAATTATGTCAGAAATTAAAAAATCCGCCAAACACGGTAACTTTGTTATACAACAAGCTGAAAATGATAGCGTTTCTATTATTTGTGATAACATAAGACAAGCTTTGCGAGATATTGCCAATGAGATTGGAATGGAATTTGATCCAGAGTGGAATACACGCTACTTTGGACACCGACTGATCAATTTTATCAATGGGGTAGATACTACCCGAAAAGCAAGAGCTGAAACCACCGAAGAGGTCAAAAAAGAATTTGATGAAGATAATCTTATTTCTGATACTGATTGGAATTGGTGGGTAAGTTTATCTGATTCTCTAAAATATGTTTTGATAAAAAATTTAGAATTTTACTTTTGCGATGCAGTTTGTGAAGAGCTTCCTTCTTGGGATGAAGATGACTGTTTACAAAGCGAAGTTGATTTGAATGACAGATCCATAATGGGTAATTTTGTCGCTAACTTTATTACGGGTTACTATAATGAAGATGGTGAGTTTGACTATAGTGAAACTCTAGAGGCTATTCTTGTGCCTGATAATGTCTTTGATTTAGATGATCTTGATAAGCTATCCCATTTAAAATATCTAGAAAAAGTTTCGTTTTACTATAATTATCTTGAGTTTATTCCAAAGGGCGTTGGTAAACTCACTCAACTTAAAAAATTAGATCTGCATCGTAATGAATTAACTGTAGATGGTCTAGAAGAATTAGCGACCTTGACTAATTTAGAAGAGCTTAACCTATCAGAAAATGTATTAGGTGGGAAAGCGGAAGATTATGAGCCATTAACTAAATTGACAAGCCTTAAAACGCTAAATTTATCTATGAATCGGATTGATTCTGGAGCTATTGGTATTTTAGATAAAATTGCTAAATTAACTAATTTAGAGAAGCTTGATCTATCTTCAAATAAGTTTGGTGAGCATGATTTTGCTCCATTAACTAATTTAGTTAATTTGAAAGAACTTAATTTATCTTACAATGAGATTGGTTCTGAAGCAGTTGGTATTTTGGATAAAATTGCTAAATTAACTAATTTAGAAACTCTTAATCTAGAGCGTTGTAAAATAACAATTACAGATGATTTACTAAAATCATTATTTTCTTTACCTAATCTAAGAGAGCTCTATTTAGCTCAAAATGAGTTACCGGTAGAGAAATTCGCCCTTATTGAAGAGCTAGTTAATGATAGGAATAATTATATTTCTTTAAGCATTACTGGATGGAGTGCTGAAGATGAAATTAAAAAAGGGAGTGAGGAATATAAAAAATTAGAAGCCTTATTTAAAGAGAAAGAGTGGCGCTTATACTAATATGAATTATAGTATAATAAGCTCTTTATTAATACGATAAAATAATCAGAAATAGGTGTTTATATTTTGATATAAACACCTATTAATTTATTCACGCAAAATCAGTTCAAAGGATAATTTTTATGGGCATTAAGCTCCCTAAGCCAACAACTAAGCAAGTCAATCATTACCTTGAAAAATGGACACATTTTGATAATTATGTTCAACAAGAAAAAGCGGTGATTAAGTTATTTGCTTTGATGCCGAATAATACTGATATGACTGAAGTTTTATTAAAGACTTCTGTATTAAATGATTTTTATAGCACGAATATTTTTAGCGTTTATTCCGTAGCAAAACATATTTTAAGTATTCAAGATATTGATTTGAGATTAAAAAATGGGGATTTGTCTTTAGTAGGAGAGCTACAAAAAGTCATTATTTCTGACACAGAAAAGAATTTTTATTCTTTTGCCACTAAATATTGTAGTCATCATAATCCTGAAATGTTTCCAATTTATGATAGTTATGTGGATAAGGTTCTTTGGGCTTTTAATAAAGCGTATCCATTTTCTAAGTTTACCCGAGCAGAGTTAAAAGATTATGCAGAGTTTAAAAGGGTATTATTGGATTTTCAGAGACGGTTTAAATTGACTGAATTTTCGATAAGAGAACTCGATCAATATCTATGGTTATTAGGAAAAGAGCATTTTCCTAAAGCCAAGTAGCACGTTATTATTGGCTGTTTTGTATAGTGTATATATCATCCTTGATTTTTAATTTGGACACACGCAGTGTGTCCTTACGAATAAATTTGTAAATTTTTGAGAAAATCCAACAGCTTGTAGTAACAAGGTGCGTTTACACGCACCCTACATTTTTACTTCATCGCCACTCCCAACCACTTCACCATCTCTCTCTCATTCCATCCTTTCCGCTTCGCATAATCCACCGCTTGATCTTCATCAATGCGTCCAAGGGTGAAATAATTACTCGCTGGGTGGGTGAAGTACCAGCCGCAGACGCTTGCCGCTGGCCACATTGCGTAGCTTTCGGTGAGTTTCATTCCGATGCGTTGTTCTACTTCCAGTAAATCCCAGATGATCTGTTTTTCCGTGTGTTCTGGGCAACTTGGGTAGCCTGGGGCTGGGCGGATGCCGATGTATTCTTCACGGATTAGGCGGTCGTTGTCTAAGCTTTCGTCCGTGTATCCCCAGACTTTGGTGCGAAGTTCAAAATGCAGATATTCCGCCATTGCTTCGGCTAAACGGTCGCCGACCGCTTGGAGCAAGATGGCGTTGTAGTCGTCCCCTGCGGCTTTGTAGCCTTCCACTAAGTCGTGTTCTTCAATCCCTGCACAAACAGCGAACATACCGAACCAGTCCTGTTTTCCACTGGCTTTGCTTGCAATAAAGTCGCTCAAGCAGAGATTGTACGGGCTTTTGCTGTTTCTGCCACGTTCGCTTTGTTGGCGGAGATTATAGACTTTGCCTGCCACTAAAGTGCGGTCAGTATTTTGATAGATTTCAATGTCATCGCCCACACTGTTGGCTGGGAAAATGCCCATAATGCCGCTTGGGTTGAGCTTGTGGTTTTGTTCTAATTCGTCCAACACTTTTTGGGCATCGTTCCATACTCGGCGTGCTTCTTCGCCGCCTTCAGGGTAGTCAAAGGCATCAGGATAGCCGCCCATTAACCCCCATAAACGGAAGAATGGCGACCAGTCGATAAATTTCCGTAAGGTCGCAATCGGCACATTTTTATATTCCACAATGCCAGTCTGTTTCGGTGTTGGTACTTGGTAATCCGCCCATTCGCCACTGAACGCATCAAAGGCATTTTTGCGTGCCTCTTCAATCGGCAACTGCTTGCGAGGGGCTTTTTTGTTGGCAAAAGCGTCTTGAATTTGCTCGTACTCTTTCTTCATTCGTTCCCACAATTCCGCTTTGGTATCTGGGTTCATTAATGCCGCACAAACTGTTACCGCACGAGAGGCGTTGGTGGTGTAAATCACTTCGTGCTTATATTTCGGATAAAGTTTAATTGCTGTATGTTCTTTGGAGGTGGTTGCACCACCGATTAATACCGGAATATTCAAATTCAAGCGGTTCATTTCGCCTAAGAAATATTCCATTTCGTCAAGGGATGGCGTGATCAAACCGCTTAAGCCGATGATGTCCGCTTTTTCGTCAATCGCTGTTTGAATGATCTTATCCGCAGGCACCATTACGCCTAAGTCGATCACTTCAAAGTTATTACATTGCAACACCACGCTCACAATATTTTTGCCGATGTCGTGCACGTCGCCTTTTACGGTAGCGATGACCACTTTACCGCTTGATGATCCTTTCTGTTTGGTGGCGTTGATAAACGGTTCTAAATAGGCGACCGACTGTTTCATCACACGAGCGGATTTCACCACTTGCGGTAGGAACATTTTACCGTCGCCGAACAAATCGCCTACCACGTCCATACCTGCCATTAATGGCCCTTCAATCACTTCGAGCGGTGTCGGGAATTGTTGGCGCGCTTCTTCGGTATCTTCGATAATGTGAGTGGTAATGCCTTTCACAAGGGCGTGTTTCAAACGCTCTTCCACCGCCCAAGTACGCCATTCGGCAACACCGCTATCTTCATTGTTACTAGCGGTCACATTTCGGTATTTTTCTGCAATATCTAACAGGCGATCAGTGGCATCAGGACGGCGATTTAGCACCGCATCTTCAATCACATTACGCAATTCAGGATCGAGATCGTCATAAATCGCCAATTGCCCTGCGTTCACGATCCCCATATCCATACCTTGTTTGATAGCGTGGTAAAGGAACACCGCGTGAATGGCTTCACGCATTACATTATTACCACGGAAAGAGAAGGAGACATTCGACACACCGCCCGAAATTTTGGCGTGCGGTAGGCTACGCTTAATGCGACCTGTGGCATTGATAAAGTCCACACCGTAGTTATTGTGTTCTTCAATCCCCGTGCCAATCGCAAAAATGTTCGGGTCAAAAATAATATCTTCAGGCGGAAAGCCCACTTGATTAACCAAAATATCGTAAGCACGAGTACAGATTTCCACCTTGCGTTCTTCGGTGTCCGCTTGCCCCACTTCGTCAAACGCCATCACGATCACCGCTGCACCATAACGGCGAACCAGTTTCGCTTGGTGGATAAATTTTTCTTCGCCTTCTTTGAGGGAAATGGAGTTCACG
This portion of the [Pasteurella] aerogenes genome encodes:
- the ykfG gene encoding RuvA domain 2-like protein, which encodes MEQTTFLMPREKLLQFGAEALSDQELLAIFLRTGIKNCPVMQLSASVLAQFGSLRSLITAEKQTFCAIKGLGVTQFVQLQACTEMTKRYLLQELAQAPFFTEPDKARAYLQVELENKEREVFMVLFLDNQHKLIKKEEMFLGTINMAAVYPREIIKSALYCNAAAIILAHNHPSGISQPSLSDRQITERIIKCAELVEIRVLDHFVIGKGSYFSFAENGWL
- a CDS encoding phosphopyruvate hydratase, with the protein product MLIPWQDLPEETLRNIVESVILREGTDYGVQELTLEQKTQNLLAKIRQGSAVIIWSELHESIDIKNKVDLR
- the dut gene encoding deoxyuridine 5'-triphosphate nucleotidohydrolase, yielding MKQIDLKILDKRIGTEFPLPTYATAGSAGLDLRALIDAPLTVEAGQTVLIPTGISVYIADPNLAAVILPRSGLGHKNGIVLGNLVGLIDSDYQGPLMVSLWNRSDKPFTVEIGDRIAQLVFVPVVQAQFNIVEEFTQTDRGEGGFGHSGKK
- the mutM gene encoding formamidopyrimidine-DNA glycosylase, with the translated sequence MPELPEVETAVNGVSPYLKGFVIEKIVVRNSKLRWEVSPQLAQISQQKVTALSRRAKYLIIHTTQGFIIGHLGMSGSVRIVAHDSPIGKHDHLDIVMNNGKLLRYNDPRRFGAWLWTETLEDFHLFATLGPEPLSEEFNAQYLFKKSRKKTTALKSFLMDNRVVVGVGNIYANESLFLCGLHPSKPAQTLTKMQAETLVQTIKQELTRAIQQGGTTLKDFLQPDGKPGYFAQQLQVYGRKGEPCPKCGTTIESLVIGQRNSFFCPTCQPKK
- the slmA gene encoding HTH-type protein SlmA — translated: MEKQIKRSVKERRQQVLTVLTHMLHSERGMERMTTARLAEEVGVSEAALYRYFPSKTKIFEALIDNIEGNLFSRISHSIKNETNTMHRVHDILQMILDFARKNPGLTRVLTGHALMFEDPQLQTRVAQFFDRLELQFVNILQMRKLREGKSFSVDERTIAAHLVTICEGQFMRYVRSNFRRSHNQNFEQQWRLIESLFA
- the rpmG gene encoding 50S ribosomal protein L33, producing the protein MAAKGAREKIRLVSTAETGHFYTTTKNKRNMPEKMEIKKFDPVVRKHVIYKEAKIK
- the crp_2 gene encoding catabolite gene activator, translated to MQDLNPQQAQQQQQQAPLDPTLEWFLSHCHIHKYPSKSSLIHAGEKAETLYYLIKGSVAVLVKDEEGKEMILTYLGAGDFFGEAGLFDEGQPRSAWIKAKTSCEIAEISYKKFRQLIQVNPEILMYLSAQLARRLQNTSKQVSNLAFLDVTGRIAQTLLNLAKMPEAMTHPDGMQIKITRQEIGQMVGCSRETVGRILKMLEDQHLIAAHGKTIVVYGAR
- the rpmB gene encoding 50S ribosomal protein L28, yielding MSRVCQVTGKRPAVGNNRSHALNATRRRFLPNLHTHRFWVESENRFVTLRLTAKGMRIIDKKGIDAVLAEIRARGEKI
- the coaBC gene encoding coenzyme A biosynthesis bifunctional protein CoaBC, which encodes MQNLQGKRIVVGITGGIAAYKTIELIRLLRKSDAEVRVVLTPAAAEFVTPLTLQAISGNPVSQSLLDPQAELAMGHIELAKWADALLIAPASADFLARLTVGMANDLLSTVCLATAAPILLAPAMNQQMYRQAITQQNLQQLRQRGLQIVGPNAGEQACGDVGFGRMSEPLEIYTALCSLLQSQTDLDDISVVITAGPTQEAIDPVRYISNHSSGKMGFAIANAFAKRGAKVTLIAGPVNLATPANVTRINVTSAQEMCQAALQSAVKNAIFIGCAAVADYRVEQVAEQKIKKTDDKDELTLKLIKNPDIIAMVAALTEHRPFVVGFAAETQNVAQYAKHKLSQKNLDLICANDVSGGQVFGQDHNRLHLFWRNGEKSLPSASKADLATDLVNEIMQRYVP
- the msrB gene encoding peptide methionine sulfoxide reductase MsrB, giving the protein MSTSINPLHYPKPSDEKLKQKLTALQYEVTQHKATERPFSHPYWNHAEAGIYVDITTGEPLFTSLDKFTSECGWPSFSQPIEKEVVNYLTDNSFNMRRTEVLSRSGNAHLGHVFNDGPREKGGLRYCINGAALRFIPLSKMEQENYGYLLALFEKGGKIHS